The window TTGCTCTACTCAAGACCGCCAAGGAAATTTGGGATTGCCTTGAGGAGGCCCTCGAAGGTGATGAAGCAATTCGAAGATCTCGGTTGGCTTTGCTCAAGCAAGAAGTCAACCTATTTGTGAGAAATGAGGGTGAGTCCGCGGAAGAGGTATATCGAAGGTTGAAGTCTCTTGTGCTCAATTTGAGAACCTTTGGGTGCACTTGGGCAAATGATGATTTCATTAAGGACAAGTTCATTGATGCTATGGTTCTCACGGAACATACCATGGTGATGATGATACATCAACGCCCGGACTATCAAAAGTTGACCGCGGCACAAGTTGTATCCACTTTCTCAACTCATGTTCTTTTGGAGACCAAGTCCAAGAAGACCTTTGCCATAGCTCAAGCCACCAAGAACTCAActcttgcattgaaggccaagaaAGTAGTTGCCCAACCCTCAAGGGATGAAGAAGTTGTTGAAGAGACTTGTGAGGAAGATGTTGCCACCTCATGCCCGGAAAATGACTTTGCGGAAGACTTGGCTCTCTTGGTCAAGAAATATTCCGGGACCATGGCAAACAAAGGGAAGAATCTGCAAGGAAGATTGTTTGGACGAAGAAAATGCTACAATTGTGATAGCCCAAGACATTTTGTGCACGATTGTCCTTATGAGAGACGTGAAGACAAGTCCGAGAagcttgtgctcaagaagaagaagttcaccaagttttccaagaggaaagatgacaaggctcttgtacatgaggagtacatgtccggagatgaagatgacggtgatgatgatcatgtgggcacggccgccattgccatgcatgccactacctcctcctccaccaccggcCTCTTCGACTCTCCCAACGAGGACAAGCCGTTCACTCATCATTGCCTCATGGCCAAAGAGGTAAAAACAAAGTCCAAATCTCTAAAACCCTTCATCCACactcccaatgtttcatgtgagATAGTGGAGGATGAGTGTGATGATGGTGTGGATAATGATGAGGAATCCTTGATGGCTTTCATGAAAACTCTTCATGGTGAAGCTCGTGCTTGTTTTAGCGATCTCCTTAAATCACTCGCCGAAcgcgatgattttattgagaaCGTTGAAAACCTCCTCATAGAGGAAAAAGAGAGAGTCGAACTCCTTGAGCACGAGATACATGAAGAGAGTGTCATGAGATCATCACTTGAGGAAGCCTTGTCTTCTCATAAAATTGACTTCgttaaaaccgatgatgcgtTGCAACTTGTTCTTGAGAACAAAGATGCCCTTAAAGTAAGGGTTGAAAAGCTTCTAGTTGATCACACGAGACTTGTTGAGGAACATGAGCTCCTTGTGACTAGTTCCAAGGTTGTCAAAGGTGACCTCATTGCCCTCACCGAGTCTTATGCTCAACTTAAAGCTACAACCATTAAGGCTCTTACTTCCGTCCCTCATATTGATTTAAATGATGAATCTTGTACGGCTAACTTTGCTCATGATTGCACCTCTCTCCAAGAGGAGAATAAGAAGTTAAAAGCCCAAATTGAGAAACGGCTTGTGTCGTGCATTcaaggggagaaaaacctcaatgacctcttgagcaaccaaaaggagtgtgttgccaaggagggaattgggtttgacccctcttctaagaagaagaagaccaagaagaagagcCACAAGAAGAAGATCGGTCCTACTCCTCCTCCCCAACAAAAGATAGCATTTGTTCATGAAGGAcacaaggagaaggagaaggaaaaagggaatgTTGGGGATGGCAAGGTCACTAGGGACAAGGCCATTCCCAAAGAGTTTGCCCGCAAGAACAACCCATCTTATGTCCTCATGAGAGGAGATGATGGTTATACCTTTGCTAAATTTGTTGGCACTAACTATGATGATTATGCTTggactatttgggttcctaagacccttgttgctaactCTCTAGGACCCATTGCAAAATGGGGACCTAAAATCAAAGCTTGATTCTTGTAGGACTATACCTCCGGTGGAACACAATGGGTGATCGATAGTGGTTgcaccaatcatatgaccggagagagGGAGATGCTTGTGGAGTTCATTGATTCGCTCAAGGCCACTTCAAACATCTCTTTTGGTGACAATAGCAAGGGCAAGGTATTGGGTTTGGGCAAGGTGGTAATCTCTAGTGATGCATCACTTAAGAATGTCATGCTTGTTCAATCCCTTCACTACAATTTACTTTCTACGATTCAATTGGCACGTGCCGGTTATGATTCTCATTTCGGTTTATTTCATGTGACCGTCTTTAAGAGAAGCAATCTCAAAGTGGTCTTTGTTGGGCATGTTGAAGACAACCTTTATGTGGTTGATTTCTCAAATGAGAAAACTTATCTTGCAACATGTCTAATGGCTAAGGTCGACGTGGGGTGGCTTTGGCACCATCGGCTAGCACACGTTGGCATGAGAAATTTACAAGCTCTCTTAAAGAGGGagcacatccttggactaaccaatgtgtcttttgccaaagatcgtcctTGTAGTGCTTGCATTGCCGGAAAACTTCATGAAAAAGCTCATAAGGTGACGACTATCATTACCACTTTGAGGCCTCTCGAGCTcattcacttggatctctttgggcctccatcttatgatagtttgggagggaggacgtattgccttgtcattgtcgatgactatacaagatatacatgggtgttcTTTCTCAAGACTAAAGATGAAACTCAAGACACCTTCATCAGCTTTGCCAaagaagctcaacgtcaacataattgtgagatcaaggcaattcgaagtgacaacggcaccgagttcaaaaaTTACACTATGAACGAGTTCTTGagcgatgaggggatcaagcatcaatatgccGCGCCATACACTCCCGAACAAAATGCTGTTGCGgaaaggaagaaccggactctcattgagatggcaaggaccatgcttgacgagtacaagtctccatacaagctttgggccgaagccatcaacaccgcgtgccatgctacaaaccggctttatcttcgtaagctcaagaacaagattCCCTACGAACTCCTAATCGGGAGAAAGCCTAACGTCAAATACTTTCGAGAattcggttgtaagtgtttcattaAGAAATCCCGTTTAGCTAAGTTTGCGCCTAaaacttatgagggcatatttgttggatatgcatcaaactctcatgcttaccgtgttctcaacaAATCCACCggatgtattgaggaaacggtaaatgtggagtttgatgaagATAACGGTTCCCGTGCGGAGCAAATTGTTCCTAGTGTTGTAGGTGATGAGGCTCCTTCACAAGCTATAAGGACTATAGGGATAGGCCACATTCGTCCACAAGAAACACCCCAAGTccaagtagaagaagaaggagtaagagcccctcttgtggattctccacaagggaagtcatcaccGCCACCACAAGGTCAAGATGCTATGGGAAATCATGAacctatccaagaacaagatcaagtccctcatgttcccgagcaagatcaagggcaagctcAACCAAATGGCGAAGAACCAATCCGTGAGGCCCAAGGTCAGGCTCTTGATCAAGATCAAGATCAATCCCAACCTCAAGTGTCTTCCACATCATCACATCCAAGTGATCAAGAACTAGAGGTTGTGAAGAGAAGGGTGACTCCAAGGCTAAAGCATTCCCAAGGCCAAGCTTCTTCCACAAGTTCAAAACCAAGTGAAGAAGAGCTTACCCTCAAAGTGCAAAAAGCGGCCGCCAAGTTAAAGCATCTTCAACATCTCACCGACAACATTTATGGAAGCATCAACAAAGGGGTAACTACTCGTAGACATTTggcaaacttttgtgaacatcactcgtttgtctcttgtgttgagccCCTTAAGGTTGAAGATGCACTTGACGACCCAGATTGggtaaatgccatgcatgaagaactcaacaacttcaccCGCAACAAAGTATGGACTCTTGTGAAGAGACCCAAAGAacatcataatgtcattggaacaaagtggatctttaagaacaaacaagatgagcatggacaagtcactagaaacaaggcaaggttagtggcacaagggttaacccaagttgaaggtttggacttcgGTGAAACCTTTGGCCCCATTGCCCGTCTTGAGTCCATTCGTATCTTGCTTGCATATGCTTCACATCATGATTTTAaattgtatcaaatggatgtgaagagtgcatttcttaatggtcctcttaaggagttggtgtatgtcaaacaacctcccggtttcgaagatcccgatcacccctctcacgtttatgaactccataaggcgctctatggacttaaacaagcacctcgtgcttggtatgatcaccttacggcgttcttaagcgagaaggggttccagatcgggttaatagattccactctcttcacgaagagggtaaaaggagaattgtttgtgtgccaaatatatgttgatgatattgtttttggttccactaaccatgctattaatgttgagtttgagaatcttatgaccaaggaatttgctatgagcatgatgggagagttgaagtcctcggatttcaagtgaagcaattgagaggaggaaccttcatcaaccaagcactttatattcaagacatgctcaagaggttcaaaatgcaagatgtcaagcccatgaagacgcccatgcccacaaatggccaacttaatcttgatcccaatggtaaagatgtggatcaaaaggtatatcgctctatgatcggttctttgctttacctttgtgcatctaggccggatattatgttgagtgtgtgtatgtgtgcaaGATTTCAATCCGCTCCCAAGGAGAGCCATTTTTCGGCAGTGAAAAGAATCCTTCGATATTTGGTTCATACCCCAAACTTGGGCCTTTGGTATCCCAAAGGAGCAACTTTCAAGTTATTGGGATATTCGGATTCGGATTGGGCCGGAGACAAGGTAGACCGCAAGTCCACTTCCGGGTCATGTCAATTCCTAGGGAGGtcattggtaagttggtcttcaaagaagcagaattgtgtgtccctttcaaccgccgaggccgagtacattgccgcaggaagttgttgtgcacaattattatggatgaggcaaactttgatggattatggtgtcaaatgtgacaaagtgcctctattttgtgacaatgaaagtgcaatCAAGATCGCCGACAATCCAGTGCAACATAGCCGAACCAAACATATTGagattcgtcatcacttcattcgagatcatgtggcCAAGGGAGACATTGATTTATTCCATGTCAACACCGAGAAGCAACTTGCCGACATTTTCACCAAGCCACTTGATGAAGCAAGAttccgcgagttaaggcatgagctgaATATCGTGGATATAAGTAACTTGGATTGAGGTTCTTGCATACACACACATACTCTACTAGTATCTTGTTTTAGATGTAGGCACCTAATTAGGGGGAGCTAGCTCAACTAATGAGCTATCTTATCCTACTAGTGCATAAATTGAACAaaatctttcacattagccatttgaagatggcatttgtgcttcaaagatgagtattggtcttgggcccaaggttcatatctttgcggtgccataccaaacaactcaaacatggtggcttcggccaccgccctccGTTGGAGGTTGGatttttttgtctttttttgtGTGGTTCTTCTTGTCCTTGTGTTCGTGTttcggtgtgtgtgtgtttctCGATTCTCTTCCAGTGCAAGTGCTACACATACTCCTTTCTAGTAGTGTTGGATTTCTTCTACGACGTGTTCAGAAGTGAGGCGGAAATGCTCTTTGGGGTCTTGGTAAGAATTTGCATTCAGCCATAACCCAACAAGCTTCTTCCTGTCAAAAtcctctggataccccgtgcccacgacccttgtaccgtgcgcacgggcctccgtgcgcacgggggctttagcccgtgcgcacggggtctgcGGTTTCTGGCCCTGAAGAGGTGGGACGTGGGAGGGTTTGGGTTCTTTCCCACCCAGTCGCCCCCTCCACGACCCAGATCGCCTCCAGGCCACCGCCGTCGCCTCCTTGTCGCCGGTGCTCCTCCGTGCGCCGTGGGACTTCGCTGCTCCGTGGAGATCTCCCAGGATGGGGTCCTCCTCTGGTATCCCCCTCCCCTTATCCTTCTTTTTCCTCCTTGGATCCTTATTAGTCTAGGGTTTCCTCCTCTACTAGTCTAGGCCAGTCGTTCCCTTGTGATAGACTAGAATCGGATGGGCATTACTGTGGCGGCTCTCCCTACCGCACTCACTCCCGGATCTCGATCTGGAAGTGGTTGCCGCTGGGAGAACCCCGTGTCCACGggccttgtaccgtgcgcacgggacccccgtgtccacggtggtcagacccccgtgtgcacggggtacaCAGTGGTGCTAGTCCTGTTTCTTCTCTGTCTTCCATTCCTCGCCAGCTTCTCGAGCACTTGTACTTATTTGTGTCTCTCGTGTTTGTTGTGCTTTGTTGATGTTGTGTTTCAGACTCTGCTGACAAGAGGTCCGAGCTCCGTCCCAAGCGCACCAAGGCAGGTTCCAGGGAATTCACTTTGGCTCTTCGTCAGCCGTCCGAAAGAATTGGTCAGGGCTCTGAGCTGGGCCGTGTTCGCCGTGCCGCCTCCAAGCAGCTAGTGATTGAAGCCTCCGAGGATTCAGAAGAGGAGTATGAGTCGCAGGAAGATGCTCACTATGAGAACCCCGTAGATGCAGAGAtagaagatgaggatgattctgctgatgatgttgatgaggaggaaggagaggaacaTGTGCTCCCAGGAGGTCGGAATGTCAAGAATCTACCTCTCTCTAAGTGGACCAAGCCAGAGCTTTGGGCTCGCAGGCAGGATTTCCCCTATGTGCCAAACACTGATGCAGGGGTTGACCCAAGATTCAAGAGTGATTTTCAACACCGTGTGTTCTCTGAGCTGATCATGACCAAGAAAAACAAGTTTGCCCCCCACAAGCAAATCAATGTGGAGGCTCTTCGGGACAATGATGATATCTATCCCGGTGTGTATAATGCTCTTGGGAGGCTTGGCTTGATCCCGTTCGTCGCCTTCCACCATCCGTACAGTGAAGATCTTGTGATGCGGTTCTTTGCCACCGTATACTTCCACAGTGATGAGGCTCGCACTATGACTTGGATGTCTGGCACATATGAGTGTGAGGCCTCCATGGCCAAGTTCTCTGACATCATTCCGTATCGGTTCTTTGCTGAGGAGCATCCTGAGTATGGCCGTGCTCGGGAGACAGGTAGAGACAAGGATGAGATTGCTTTTGCTTACAAGCTAGACAAGGCCTTCACCACCGGTTCTATCAAACATTTTAAGCCaacctatgatactatgcatcACATTCTTAGGTACACGCTTAATCCTAAGACCGGGGACTCTCACAATCTGAGGAGCTCCATGTTGGACATCTTTGCCTGCCTTCATGACAAGAAGAAAGTGGATGTTCTGGACTTCATGTACATTGAGATCAGGCAGTGTGTTCAGGAGAACAAGTCATGCATCTATACTCCGTTCATCCAAGCTTTGATTGAGTCTGTCTGTCCCGCCAGGTACATTGCCAAGTACCGCACCTCCTTTCCGAAGCGTGATGCCAACTGGCTTCCGGCTGCTCCTCCACCATATGTGCCTCCCAAGAAGGGGTGCAACCCCAGGCCTGAGGATCGTGCTACCTACACTGAGGGATGTTCATCCTATGTGCGGATTCTGCGTAGCAAAGGGAAGCAGGTTGCTACTGATGCCAGTTTCACCAGAGAGGAGAAGAAGTCTCTTCTGAAGACCGTGAGCAACATGTTCAAAATGTGTCAGTCCATTCAGCGCCGTCAGGTCAAGGAGATCAACAAGGGCAAGCTGGTGAAGCGTCAGAAGAAGGCTGAGCGTGCTGCAGCTGGTGAGGATGTTGGTCCAGGGTCCGAGGACAACGACAGTGTGGCCACAACTCATTCTTTTCCCTTGGAGGGATGGCactttgatgatgatgatgatgcttcgAGCGCACCTCCTCTTGTCTAGAGTCTCGTTAGCATCGCCTTTTCCCTTTTTGTTgtcttgatgacaaagggggagaagtgtTCTATTAGGGGCGTTTGCAGTTGGTTTCAGTTGGGTGAGATCTCAAGGCCTCGTTTGTTTTGGTTGTGTTTATTTGGCTTGAGATACTCTTATTTACTTGCTTTCGCGGTGTGGTCGTGAGCTACCTAGTCTATGTGAGAGACTGTCTACTTTATGGAATTTATCTATTATTATGTTGATCGCATGCCTTGACAATGTGGATCTAGGGGGAGCCTCATATGTGTGTGCTTGATGCATAATCAAGCATTTTTTTCCTTGCACATATATAGGGGGAGCTCCTTTGATCAACTATTGTCGCATGGCTGTTTACTTAAGTTGTATCCTGTATGCCATGTCCTAACCATATTGTCATCAatgcaccaaaaagggggagattgaaagtgcaagtatcacttagattatattttggtgtgatgacaatgtggttagtggaactaatgttggttgctaaagtttatctcaggactttggttccaaggtgtacattgatggaggtgtgcgaccccccagtccaaaaagatcaaaggcgtggttaccggcgactcgaaggtttttcgttttggttcgatttgagtcgtaggcaaaaccgcactatcaagaggggtcttcgtggatttagtgtcgtgtgggaatgcctccaagacagatacaccagccctcctacacctcctcagatattccacttattgtgtgctttgccgtggtgtcctgtgatgtttcatcagaaatcttctggacaccccgtgtgcacggggtctctgacccccgtgcacacggggtagtcagaatatttcatgacaccccgtgcgcacggggtacctcgaaactcactagacaccccgtgcgcatggggctgacttggcccgtgcgcacggggtccaacgggcagaaatcccctcccggccaagaacactatataagcccccttcttcctcctccatcccccaaccctaatgtcttgttgagctcctccattgctacaccccattttgctcactactctcaatccctccacccaatcttgttgaaactttggggattgggagagcaagacccaatctacactttgaccaaaccaaatcgcattgcccgcaacattcatccaccatgacttgttactcttggagcttgggctcctaggctgttagaggttcctccggaagcttccttgcttgtggtgtgctccggagaagcttgtaaaggtgtggtggtcgccttcaagac is drawn from Aegilops tauschii subsp. strangulata cultivar AL8/78 chromosome 1, Aet v6.0, whole genome shotgun sequence and contains these coding sequences:
- the LOC141041607 gene encoding secreted RxLR effector protein 161-like, whose product is MQDVKPMKTPMPTNGQLNLDPNGKDVDQKVYRSMIGSLLYLCASRPDIMLSVCMCARFQSAPKESHFSAVKRILRYLVHTPNLGLWYPKGATFKLLGYSDSDWAGDKVDRKSTSGSCQFLGRSLVSWSSKKQNCVSLSTAEAEYIAAGSCCAQLLWMRQTLMDYGVKCDKVPLFCDNESAIKIADNPVQHSRTKHIEIRHHFIRDHVAKGDIDLFHVNTEKQLADIFTKPLDEARFRELRHELNIVDISNLD